The Streptococcus sp. VT 162 genome has a window encoding:
- a CDS encoding LrgA — MKLYVQLMILFVISLIGEGISSFFHLPIPGSIIGLIILFLALQFKWLRTRHVNMVGNFLLANMTILFLPPAVGIMEKFDVIAPYLLPIVLIVFFAAVINIILIALVVQFIKRRFEGDYEKGDAK, encoded by the coding sequence ATGAAATTATATGTTCAATTGATGATTCTCTTTGTGATTTCTCTAATCGGTGAGGGAATCTCCAGTTTCTTTCATTTGCCCATCCCAGGCAGTATTATCGGCTTGATTATTCTCTTTCTAGCCCTACAGTTCAAGTGGCTAAGGACCAGACATGTCAACATGGTCGGGAATTTCTTGCTGGCCAACATGACTATTCTCTTTTTGCCACCAGCAGTAGGTATCATGGAAAAGTTTGATGTGATTGCTCCTTATCTTTTGCCTATCGTCTTGATTGTCTTTTTTGCGGCTGTCATCAACATTATTCTTATTGCCCTAGTGGTTCAGTTTATCAAGAGACGATTTGAGGGAGATTATGAGAAAGGAGATGCCAAATGA